In the genome of Poecilia reticulata strain Guanapo linkage group LG16, Guppy_female_1.0+MT, whole genome shotgun sequence, one region contains:
- the rbm12bb gene encoding RNA binding motif protein 12Bb — MAVVIRLQGLSVTAGSADIRRFFTGLHIPDGGVHIIGGELDEAFIIFASDEDARRAMARSGGFINGSPVRLLLSSKQEMQNVLERTTQKVELDEIRQSEGNGRTTQRSMDREVGRRSSSRSGYSPPPHHQRPADTDDPYVVFLNGLPFSVTEREIREFFHGLLIDEIVVCKKDTGQNNGKGFARFATKEDALEALKRDGKYIGSRYIDVRTTTADYWIRAGGSMPAAVKTIENFERGRAPVRSQRNPQYEARSRSPLPQRPVAPTDEEYCVLLDNLSFAVEKGDLKHFFQNSKLENDQILFLTDDYGRRTRSAFVLFKNIRDYCDAISQEKRHFLNRWIHIRPVSRENMLRLLESQNDPTGPPGNSERHEERPSSFSTDPYDSEKICAFVRNLPFDVRKVEIIDFFHGFNVTEDRVRVLHDHKGNGVGQALVLFGSEAEAMEALSLNGRRFLGSEVGVKCVTRAQMDQLTAEPPSNQDVLPKEGQFSGRNNEPFCGPSCDTSFFDTKKPRDGNLPIKEERIHGGQDYGYRGVRPRSPRDRGSGGHGRFGPPGQRYDGPTCVQLINLPFQIRSEEVYDFCYGYRIIPGSVSLQYEPSGKPKGSATLVFESRQEALTAIEELNGRPIGPRKIQLLLV, encoded by the coding sequence ATGGCGGTCGTCATCCGTTTACAGGGACTGAGTGTCACGGCAGGTTCTGCGGATATTCGCAGGTTCTTCACGGGCCTTCATATTCCAGATGGAGGTGTGCATATAATTGGTGGAGAACTAGATGAAGCTTTCATTATCTTTGCTTCAGATGAAGATGCCAGAAGAGCCATGGCACGGTCAGGGGGATTCATAAATGGGTCACCTGTAAGATTGCTACTGAGCAGCAAGCAAGAGATGCAGAATGTACTTGAAAGAACAACGCAAAAGGTGGAGCTGGATGAGATTAGGCAGTCTGAGGGGAATGGAAGAACCACTCAAAGATCCATGGACCGTGAGGTGGGCAGAAGATCAAGTAGCCGATCTGGTTATAGCCCACCTCCCCATCATCAACGACCGGCAGACACCGATGACCCCTATGTTGTGTTTCTCAACGGTTTGCCTTTCTCTGTGACTGAAAGAGAAATACGTGAATTTTTTCATGGTTTACTCATTGATGAAATTGTTGTGTGTAAGAAAGATACAGGGCAAAACAATGGAAAAGGCTTTGCCAGATTTGCAACAAAGGAGGATGCCTTGGAAGCCTTAAAGAGAGATGGGAAATATATTGGGTCAAGGTATATCGATGTTCGCACAACAACAGCCGACTATTGGATACGAGCTGGTGGTAGCATGCCAGCAGCTGTCAAGACGATTGAGAACTTTGAAAGGGGAAGAGCACCTGTTCGCAGTCAGAGAAACCCACAGTATGAAGCAAGGTCTCGATCACCTCTGCCACAGAGACCTGTTGCTCCTACAGATGAAGAATACTGTGTGCTGTTGGACAATCTTTCTTTTGCAGTGGAAAAAGGTGACTTGAAGCACTTTTTTCAGAACTCAAAGCTTGAGAATGACCAGATTCTGTTTCTAACTGATGATTATGGCAGAAGAACCAGGTCGGCCTTTGTACTCTTTAAGAACATACGTGACTATTGTGATGCTATAAGTCAGGAGAAAAGACATTTCCTCAACCGATGGATTCATATCCGACCTGTCTCAAGAGAGAACATGCTCAGGCTTCTGGAATCTCAGAATGACCCTACTGGGCCTCCAGGAAACTCTGAAAGGCATGAGGAAAGACCCTCGTCTTTCTCAACAGATCCTTATGACTCTGAGAAAATCTGTGCGTTTGTGAGAAATCTCCCATTTGATGTGAGAAAGGTTGAGATAATTGACTTTTTTCATGGGTTTAATGTCACCGAGGACAGGGTACGGGTTCTGCATGATCATAAAGGTAATGGGGTTGGACAGGCTCTGGTTCTCTTTGGGTCTGAGGCAGAGGCCATGGAAGCACTTTCTCTCAATGGACGGCGGTTTCTGGGGTCTGAAGTTGGAGTGAAGTGTGTTACACGTGCTCAGATGGATCAGTTGACTGCTGAGCCACCATCAAATCAAGATGTCTTGCCAAAAGAGGGGCAGTTCTCAGGCAGGAACAATGAGCCTTTCTGTGGACCTAGTTGTGATACTTCATTTTTTGATACAAAGAAACCCAGGGATGGTAATTTGCCTATTAAAGAGGAACGCATCCATGGAGGTCAAGACTATGGATATCGTGGGGTAAGACCTCGTTCTCCGCGGGATAGGGGCAGTGGAGGACATGGGAGGTTTGGTCCACCTGGTCAACGCTACGATGGTCCCACCTGTGTGCAGTTGATTAACTTGCCATTCCAAATTAGAAGTGAGGAAGTCTATGATTTCTGTTATGGATATCGCATCATACCTGGATCTGTCTCACTTCAGTATGAGCCCAGCGGAAAACCAAAAGGCTCTGCCACTTTGGTGTTCGAGTCTCGTCAGGAAGCGTTGACTGCAATTGAGGAACTGAACGGGAGGCCGATTGGTCCAAGAAAAATACAGCTTTTACTTGTTTGA
- the gra gene encoding uncharacterized protein C8orf88 homolog isoform X1, translating into MEVSSRRVLLRHLEPARPLRRCVHVNVEPQINAAAGEQPLMEQESTVGIEQFLKIFNLHKQKKVERICYTRDFLIGLASCPEAKKRPEYLPDHPIVLPEARDPGQQELGVTQWNGVKEDV; encoded by the exons ATGGAGGTATCAAGTCGAAGAGTCCTACTGAGGCACCTGGAGCCAGCGAGGCCCCTGCGCCGCTGCGTCCATGTTAATGTTG AGCCACAAATAAATGCTGCAGCAGGTGAACAGCCCTTAATGGAGCAGGAG AGTACTGTTGGCATAGAGCAGTTCTTGAAGATTTTCAACcttcataaacagaaaaaag TAGAAAGAATATGTTATACGAGAGACTTTTTAATTGGTTTGGCCAGCTGCCCTGAAGCCAAGAAGAGGCCAGAATACCTACCAGACCACCCCATTGTGTTGCCCGAGGCA AGGGATCCAGGCCAGCAAGAGCTGGGAGTAACACAGTGGAATGGTGTAAAAGAAGATGTATGA
- the gra gene encoding uncharacterized protein C8orf88 homolog isoform X2: protein MEVSSRRVLLRHLEPARPLRRCVHVNVEPQINAAAGEQPLMEQESTVGIEQFLKIFNLHKQKKERICYTRDFLIGLASCPEAKKRPEYLPDHPIVLPEARDPGQQELGVTQWNGVKEDV from the exons ATGGAGGTATCAAGTCGAAGAGTCCTACTGAGGCACCTGGAGCCAGCGAGGCCCCTGCGCCGCTGCGTCCATGTTAATGTTG AGCCACAAATAAATGCTGCAGCAGGTGAACAGCCCTTAATGGAGCAGGAG AGTACTGTTGGCATAGAGCAGTTCTTGAAGATTTTCAACcttcataaacagaaaaaag AAAGAATATGTTATACGAGAGACTTTTTAATTGGTTTGGCCAGCTGCCCTGAAGCCAAGAAGAGGCCAGAATACCTACCAGACCACCCCATTGTGTTGCCCGAGGCA AGGGATCCAGGCCAGCAAGAGCTGGGAGTAACACAGTGGAATGGTGTAAAAGAAGATGTATGA
- the fabp4b gene encoding fatty acid binding protein 4b codes for MVEQFVGKWTLVSSDNFDEYMKAVGMSFATRQMGNLAKPNLIISVADDGVVSIKAESTLKTTAIQFKLNEEFDETTADGRNAKSIFTLENGKLMQKQSWEGKTTTLEREVQDGKLTAKCIMDDVVAVRTYEKAA; via the exons ATGGTCGAGCAGTTTGTAGGAAAGTGGACTCTAGTCTCCAGCGACAACTTCGATGAATACATGAAGGCAGTCG GTATGAGCTTTGCCACTCGCCAGATGGGGAACCTGGCAAAGCCCAACCTGATCATCAGCGTGGCGGATGACGGGGTCGTTTCCATAAAGGCTGAGAGCACTTTGAAGACGACCGCGATCCAGTTCAAGCTGAACGAGGAGTTTGATGAGACGACGGCAGACGGGCGCAACGCAAAG TCCATCTTCACATTGGAGAATGGGAAACTTATGCAGAAACAATCCTGGGAAGGAAAGACTACGACCCTGGAGAGAGAGGTTCAAGATGGGAAACTTACGGCT AAATGTATCATGGATGATGTTGTTGCAGTTAGGACCTATGAAAAGGCAGCATAA
- the stmn2a gene encoding stathmin-2a: MAKTVTAYKEKMKELSVLSLICSCFYPETRNKLVCEFEDMEVKPIDKRASGQAFEVILKPQSPVSDIAHNLPSPPKRDLSLEEIEKKLEAAEERRKYQESQVLKVLAEKREHERDVLLKAMEENSNFSKMAEEKLQMKMEQIKENREAQLSAMMERLQEKEKHAAAVRRNKELLREEQLA, encoded by the exons ATGGCTAAAACTGTAACCG CATACAAAGAGAAGATGAAGGAGTTATCCGTCCTCTCCCTCATCTGTTCCTGCTTCTACCCAGAGACTCGCAACAAGCTCGTTTGTGAGTTTGAAG ACATGGAGGTTAAACCTATAGACAAACGGGCCTCAGGGCAAGCCTTTGAGGTAATTCTCAAGCCCCAGTCTCCGGTGTCAGACATTGCCCACAACCTTCCCTCTCCCCCAAAGAGGGATCTCTCCCTGGAGGAGATTGAGAAGAAACTGGAGGCAGCTGAAGAGAGAAGGAAG taccaAGAGTCTCAGGTGCTGAAGGTTTTGGCGGAAAAGCGGGAGCATGAAAGGGACGTGTTGCTAAAGGCCATGGAGGAGAACAGCAACTTTAGCAAGATGGCCGAGGAAAAGCTCCAGATGAAGATGGAGCAGATTAAGGAGAATCGCGAGGCCCAGCTGTCAGCCATGATGGAGCGCCTACAGGAGAAG GAGAAGCATGCCGCAGCTGTGCGCAGGAACAAAGAGCTGCTGAGGGAAGAGCAGCTAGCATGA
- the upp1 gene encoding uridine phosphorylase 1 produces the protein MDMDRKEKQKEQCSSPIYVHNPHLDALKDDILYHFSLGTGSHNLPAMFGDVKFVCVGGSPWRMKSFTEFIAAELAMEDPKSEYPNICAGTDRYAMYKVGPVLSVSHGMGIPSIAIMLHELIKLLHHAHCTDVTIIRIGTSGGIGLEPGTVVVTKQSVDATFQPKFEQVILGKTVVRSTDLDQSLAQELLQCSKRLNQFETVIGNTMCTLDFYEGQARLDGAFCSYTEADKQEYLLKAKEAEVCNIEMESSVFAAMCKLSGLRAAVVCVTLLDRLKGDQLSSSHEVLNNYQLRPQKLVGSYIKQQLKAKAENR, from the exons atggACATGGACCGGAAGGAAAAGCAAAAGGAGCAGTGCAGCAG cCCCATTTATGTACACAACCCACATTTGGATGCTCTGAAAGATGACATCCTCTATCACTTCAGTCTAGGAACTGGAAGTCATAACCTACCAGCCATGTTTGGTGATGTCAAA TTTGTGTGTGTCGGAGGGAGCCCATGGAGGATGAAGTCATTCACCGAGTTCATTGCAGCTGAGCTCGCAATGGAAGACCCCAAATCTGAGTATCCCAACATCTGCGCTGGGACGGATCGTTACGCCATGTACAAAGTCGGCCCTGTTCTCTCTGTCAGT CATGGTATGGGCATTCCATCTATTGCGATAATGTTACACGAACTCATAAAGCTCCTTCATCATGCCCATTGCACCGACGTTACAATCATACGCATAGGGACATCAGGAGGAATAG gactTGAGCCTGGCACGGTTGTTGTTACCAAACAGTCAGTGGATGCCACATTCCAGCCTAAGTTTGAGCAGGTGATCCTGGGAAAGACGGTGGTGCGCAGCACTGATCTGGACCAAAGCCTGgcccaggagctgctgcagtgcAGCAAAAGGCTTAACCAGTTTGAGACAGTCATCGGTAACACCATGTGCACGCTGGATTTTTATGAAG gTCAAGCCCGCCTGGATGGCGCCTTCTGCTCCTACACAGAGGCAGACAAACAGGAATACCTCCTAAAGGCCAAAGAGGCGGAAGTCTGCAACATCGAGATGGAATCATCCGTTTTTGCTGCTATGTGCAAACTGAGCGGTCTgcgag cgGCTGTTGTCTGCGTCACACTGTTGGATCGGCTGAAAGGAGATCAGCTAAGCAGCTCTCATGAAGTTCTTAACAATTATCAGCTTCGTCCTCAAAAACTGGTTGGCTCCTACATTAAGCAGCAGCTGAAGGCCAAAGCAGAGAACAGATGA
- the LOC103478617 gene encoding hairy/enhancer-of-split related with YRPW motif protein 1-like codes for MFKLLLGPCAAAALGETKTTFIRVSLDVRMKRSLNYSSSDSELDDNVEVEKDSGDENGQADSPGSMSPSTTTTQVQARKRRRGIIEKRRRDRINNSLSELRRLVPSAFEKQGSAKLEKAEILQMTVDHLKMLHASGGKGYFEAHALAKDYRSLGFRECLAETARYLSIIEGRDSTDSLRIRLVSHLSNYASQREVHTGLEHFAWGSAYGTAPSPLPHHLLLQHPQGRTPAPRTNSSPPSSCSSSSSSSSSSGEASGTSRLSMLSPTESLRVPPNGSLPLSLPVPTSKLSPPLVSSLSSLSAFPLSFGAFPLISPTAIGTVSPTSTMSKPYRPWGMEIGAF; via the exons ATGTTCAAACTGTTGCTCGGACcctgtgcagctgcagctctcGGTGAAACTAAAACCACCTTCATCCGTGTGAGCCTGGACGTCAGAATGAAGCGAAGCCTCAACTACAGCTCATCAGACAGCGAGCTGGATGACAATGTGGAGGTGGAGAAGGACAGTGGCGACGAAAATGG TCAAGCTGACTCTCCAGGATCCATGTCACCCTCCACCACCACGACACAAGTTCAAGCAAGAAAAAGGCGCAGAGGG ATAATAGAGAAAAGGAGACGTGACCGGATCAATAATAGCCTGTCAGAGCTGAGAAGACTGGTACCAAGTGCCTTTGAGAAGCAG GGATCAGCTAAAttggaaaaagcagaaattctGCAGATGACAGTGGACCACCTGAAGATGCTTCATGCATCTGGAGGAAAAG GTTACTTTGAGGCTCATGCTCTTGCTAAGGATTACCGCAGTCTGGGCTTCAGGGAGTGTCTGGCAGAGACAGCCCGTTACCTGAGCATCATCGAGGGCCGGGACAGCACAGACTCCCTGCGGATCCGCTTGGTGTCCCACCTCAGCAACTACGCCTCCCAGAGGGAGGTTCACACTGGACTGGAGCATTTTGCTTGGGGCTCGGCGTATGGGACAGCCCCGTCCCCTCTCCCCCACCATCTTCTTCTACAGCACCCTCAGGGCAGGACACCTGCGCCCAGAACAAACAGCAGCCCACcctcttcctgctcctcttcttcttcttcatcctcctcatccgGTGAGGCTTCTGGAACGTCCAGACTCAGCATGCTGTCCCCCACAGAGTCTCTCAGGGTGCCTCCTAACGGCTCCTTACCCCTCAGTCTACCTGTGCCGACATCTAAGTTGTCCCCACCTCTCGTCTCGTCTCTCTCCTCGCTTTCGGCCTTCCCCCTCTCCTTTGGGGCCTTTCCTCTCATCTCCCCGACGGCCATCGGTACAGTGAGTCCCACCTCCACCATGTCGAAGCCTTACAGGCCGTGGGGCATGGAGATTGGGGCGTTCTGA